The Candidatus Eremiobacteraceae bacterium genomic interval AATCCCGACGGTTGGACTTCAAAAGGGTGGACGGATATCGCGCCGGGGGCGTGTTCGCAAGTGATAGACCCTAGCGTAGCGGGTCAGTCATATTTCGAGTATGCTTACATCTCCAACGACAAGACGACGAATCAGCCCGACTGGGGCGGCTACGACTACTTCTGCTTAGCGTGGGATACGAGTTTTACCAACACGCATGCGAAGGACAACGCCAACTGCACGCGCACCGAAAGTCAAAATGAAGATTGGGTCGGATTTTATTCGGTCGACGCGACC includes:
- a CDS encoding DUF1036 domain-containing protein; amino-acid sequence: MNSRARARFAIVAFLFVSLLPVTACSGASKAASQSATVCNNVNATIHVAVAYHVANPDGWTSKGWTDIAPGACSQVIDPSVAGQSYFEYAYISNDKTTNQPDWGGYDYFCLAWDTSFTNTHAKDNANCTRTESQNEDWVGFYSVDATTGQPTSIHY